In a genomic window of Vigna angularis cultivar LongXiaoDou No.4 chromosome 6, ASM1680809v1, whole genome shotgun sequence:
- the LOC108343393 gene encoding uncharacterized protein LOC108343393 translates to MACVYKNPNVPIEVRVKDLLSRMTLREKIGQMTQIERTVANDYAIRDLSIGSILSSGGSSPFENAQSSDWADMVDGFQKLALQSRLGIPLLYGIDAVHGNNSVYGATVFPHNVGLGATRDSDLVRRIGAATALEVKASGIHYSFAPCVAVLKDPRWGRCYECYSEDTEIVRKMTSIVSGLQGQPPEGHKHGYPFVAGKNNVVACAKHFVGDGGTHKGVNEGNTIIPYEDLEQIHMAPYLDCISQGVSTIMVSYSSWNGRKLHADHFLITEILKDKLGFKGFVISDWEGLDRLCQPHGSDYRSCISSAVNAGIDMVMVALRYKLFIEELTSLVKTGEVPLSRIDDAVERILRVKFAAGLFEFPISDRSLLDTVGSKPHRDLAREAVQKSLVLLKNGKYHNKPFLPLNKTAKRILVAGTHADDLGYQCGGWTKTWYGMSGRITVGTTILDAVKATVGAETEVIYEKYPSKGTIERNEFAFAIVAVGEAPYAETLGDNSELRMPLNGTDIISLVAERIPTVVILISGRPLLLEAWLLEKIDALVAAWLPGSEGEGITDVIFGSHDFKGKLPVNWFRRVEQLDQPSDGVNSCEPLFPLGFGLTY, encoded by the exons ATGGCTTGCGTGTACAAGAATCCCAACGTGCCCATTGAAGTTCGTGTGAAGGATCTTCTTTCCCGCATGACTCTGAGGGAGAAGATTGGTCAGATGACCCAAATTGAGCGCACTGTTGCAAACGATTATGCCATTCGGGATCTTTCCATTG GGAGCATACTGAGTTCTGGAGGTAGCTCACCGTTTGAAAATGCACAGTCGTCTGATTGGGCTGATATGGTGGATGGCTTTCAAAAACTGGCTCTACAGTCTCGACTGGGGATACCACTTCTCTATGGGATTGATGCAGTTCATGGTAATAACAGCGTCTATGGTGCTACCGTATTTCCTCACAATGTTGGTCTTGGAGCTACTAG GGACAGTGATTTAGTTCGAAGAATTGGAGCTGCTACGGCACTTGAAGTTAAAGCAAGTGGAATTCACTATAGTTTTGCTCCATGTGTAGCG GTCCTAAAAGATCCTAGGTGGGGAAGATGCTATGAGTGTTATAGTGAGGATACTGAAATAGTTAGAAAGATGACTTCCATTGTATCAGGTTTGCAAGGCCAGCCTCCAGAAGGACATAAACATGGATACCCTTTTGTAGCTGGAAA GAACAATGTTGTTGCTTGTGCCAAGCATTTTGTTGGAGATGGAGGTACTCATAAAGGTGTGAACGAGGGAAATACTATAATACCTTATGAAGACTTGGAGCAAATTCACATGGCACCTTACTTAGACTGCATTTCTCAGGGAGTTTCAACCATTATGGTCTCCTATTCTAGCTGGAATGGACGCAAACTTCATGCTGACCATTTTCTTATAACTGAAATCTTGAAGGACAAGTTAGGTTTTAAG GGATTTGTGATTTCTGACTGGGAGGGACTTGACAGACTTTGCCAGCCTCACGGGTCAGATTATCGGTCCTGCATCTCCTCTGCAGTCAATGCTGGAATTGACATG GTGATGGTGGCTTTAAGATACAAACTTTTCATTGAAGAATTGACCTCTCTAGTTAAAACAGGGGAAGTACCTCTAAGCAGAATTGATGATGCTGTTGAGCGAATTTTGAGAGTAAAGTTCGCTGCTGGGCTTTTTGAATTTCCTATTAGTGACAGATCTCTGTTAGATACAGTTGGTAGCAAG CCACATAGAGATCTTGCGCGTGAAGCAGTTCAGAAGTCCCTGGTTTTGTTGAAAAATGGGAAATATCATAACAAACCTTTTCTTCCATTGAACAAGACTGCTAAGAGAATCCTTGTTGCCGGAACACACGCAGATGATCTTGGATATCAATGTGGAGGTTGGACTAAAACTTGGTATGGAATGAGCGGGCGAATCACAGTTG GGACAACAATTTTAGATGCTGTGAAGGCAACTGTGGGAGCTGAAACAGAAGTTATATACGAGAAATATCCATCAAAGGGCACCATAGAACGTAACGAATTCGCTTTTGCAATTGTAGCTGTTGGTGAAGCACCATATGCTGAGACCTTAGGTGACAATTCAGAGCTTAGAATGCCCTTAAATGGAACTGATATCATAAGCCTAGTTGCTGAGAGAATCCCAACTGTGGTTATTCTGATATCTGGAAGACCTTTATTATTAGAGGCATGGCTATTGGAAAAGATTGATGCTCTTGTTGCTGCTTGGTTGCCAGGTAGTGAAGGGGAAGGAATCACAGATGTTATCTTTGGCAGTCATGATTTCAAAGGTAAATTACCAGTGAATTGGTTCAGAAGAGTTGAACAGCTTGATCAGCCAAGTGATGGAGTTAATTCATGTGAACCATTATTTCCTCTTGGTTTTGGTCTCACATATTAG
- the LOC108343400 gene encoding transcription factor DIVARICATA gives MKWEMEILPPASPYMYNSNWLLDDNRTNTKWTPAENKLFENALAVYDKDTPDRWHKVAEMIPGKTVMDVVKQYKELEADVCNIEAGLIPIPGYSTTTSPFTLDWVNTPGYDGFKGLTAKRSSSGRPPEQERKKGVPWTEEEHKLFLLGLKKYGKGDWRNISRNFVITRTPTQVASHAQKYFIRQLSGGKDKRRASIHDITTVNLTETTRTSSEDSSKRSTSPQHSVMLSHQHQHQHQQPISSAASSGMNFQWSNQSNAGIAMALNPAHEQVFVSPYGLNSYGFKVQGQSLHRSPLHESSYLGPQTPNMVFQMQPSQHYSHA, from the exons ATGAAGTGGGAAATGGAGATCCTCCCTCCTGCCTCGCCTTACATGTACAACTCCAATTGGCTTTTGGATGATAACAGGACCAACACCAAATGGACCCCTGCAGAGAACAAGCTGTTTGAGAATGCTCTTGCAGTGTATGATAAGGACACCCCGGATCGGTGGCACAAGGTGGCTGAGATGATACCAGGAAAGACagttatggatgtggtgaagCAGTACAAGGAATTGGAAGCAGATGTTTGTAACATAGAAGCTGGCTTGATCCCGATTCCAGGCTACAGTACCACCACCTCACCCTTCACCCTAGACTGGGTGAACACTCCTGGCTACGATGGCTTCAAAGGCCTCACTGCTAAGAGATCCTCCTCTGGCAGACCTCCTGAGCAGGAAAGGAAGAAAGGTGTGCCATGGACTGAAGAAGAACACAA GTTGTTTCTACTGGGGCTGAAGAAGTATGGCAAAGGTGATTGGAGAAACATTTCACGCAATTTTGTGATCACTCGAACGCCAACTCAAGTTGCCAGTCACGCTCAGAAGTACTTCATCAGGCAACTTTCAGGAGGCAAAGACAAGAGGAGGGCTAGCATCCATGACATCACAACAGTGAATCTCACAGAAACCACCAGAACTTCTTCAGAAGACAGCAGCAAAAGATCCACTTCACCACAGCATTCTGTGATGCTCTCACACCAGCACCAGCACCAGCACCAGCAGCCAATTTCCAGTGCTGCCTCATCAGGAATGAATTTCCAATGGAGTAATCAGTCAAATGCAGGAATAGCCATGGCTCTCAATCCTGCACATGAACAAGTGTTTGTCTCCCCTTATGGCCTTAACTCATATGGGTTTAAGGTGCAGGGCCAAAGTCTGCACAGAAGTCCTCTCCATGAGTCTTCTTACCTAGGACCTCAGACACCAAACATGGTTTTCCAAATGCAGCCCTCCCAGCACTATTCCCATGCATga